The genomic region AGGAAAAGCAACCTTTAAAATAACCAAATTAACTAAAGTTGGTAAATTTAGCGCTACTGTTAAATCCGCAGCAACTGCTTGCTACAAATCAGTAAGTAAAAGTGTAACTATTACAGTTAAAAAATAATTTTTCTGTAATGTTTTGAGTTTTTAACTCAAAACCTATTTTTTTTTTAATTATTGTTGTGTCATGAATTTTTCGGACCAATTATTGATTTTTTGATGAGATATTTGGATTTCAAAGAATATTTCAAAGTATTTACTTATTATTTTTATTCTTCATGAAATTTCATCGATTATTTCTTGTAAAAATGGTTTATTTTTACAAATTTGTTTTTGTTGCCATAATAATTATATATTGTTGCAACAAAGATAATAACAAGATTACTACATGGTGGTCGTTATGGGGATTTGTCCTAGATGCGGTTCTTGGGTTGATGAAGGCGAACCTTACTGTCCTGAATGCTGTTACGATGGAAGTGGTGAAACAGATGATGTTAATTCCGATTCTGATATGATCACAGTTAACGGTTATGATTATAAAAAAAGGGATGTGGAATATGCATTGGATGAATTGAGGTATGATTTTGATGATTTAAAATCAGGATTTGTTGATGAGGATGAACTGGAAGAAATCCTGAAAAATATGTGGGAGTGTTTATTATGACAAAGCAATGTTTTTACTGCAGCTATCCGAACAGTGACAGTGCAACACGTTGCATAAATTGTGGAATGGAATTGAATAAATATTGGGATAAATCCGGCGAAAAACCAGAGCTTATAGATAAACGAAAAAGATAATTAATTTGAGGGAATAATATGAAAATTTGTCCAAAATGCAGTTCAATACTGGCAGATAATGAGCCTTACTGCGAAAATTGCGGTTATGACCCAGCTTTTGATGGGGGCAGTTGGAAGTCTGATGACTTGTCATTGAAAGTTTCAAGGCCTCATGGTGAATATCTTTAGATATTCAATTCAAATCTGGATTAACTTAATTAACAATTAACAATATAATATTATTAATGCTAGTTTTAAAGAAAGTCAAAAAACAGTGGAAGTTATATCCAATCGGTTCTCCAAAAGGGGCACTGAACCATAAAAGAGAACCTGAATTTGTTGGAAATATCAAGTTCAAGCATGAAGGAGATTCTCTTGATATTTCAAGGTTTGTAGCCGATTATAACTTTAAGGATAACTCCACATTAAATGAAAAATTGCTGCCTCCTGGTGAAGTCATTAAGTTACTTCGCTCTCAGGCTGTTTTTCTTGCAACACCTGATGAAAAGGTTGAAAAATTCCTAAAATCATATAACATTAAAGTCAGAAAAACACAGGTTTGTGATTTCTGCGCATTTGAAGGAAATATTACAATTGTCAATTCATCCTACTCTTATAAATATAATAATCAGCTAATCTGTAAAGAATGTGCTCATGATACGATAAAGGAAGAATTGAAGCTTCAGGGATTTGACAGGGCTATTTTTAGAAATCTTAAAAAAACATTGGAAAAAACAGGAAGTCTGGAAAAAACCTTATCGGTTTTATCTCCTCACTTTGATGCAATAAAGAATAGAAATCTGACATTGTTTGACAAGACCGGAAAATCCAAGCACATCATCCCTCCTGTTGATATGAAAAGATTGAAGATTCCAAAAAAGTTTAAGCAGGTTCTTTTGGATTCTGGAAACACAAAACTGTTGCCTGTTCAGTATCTGGCCATTAAGGAAGGACTTCTGAGGGGTGATGATTTGCTTGTTGTAAGTGCAACAGGTTCCGGTAAGACTCTGGTTGGGGAGCTTGCAGGTATTACGGAGGCCTTGAAAGGTAAAAAATTCGTATTTTTAACTCCATTGGTTGCCCTTGCAAACCAAAAATACAGGGATTTTAAAAAGAAATACTCTAAATTGGGTTTAAAGGTAGCCATTAAGGTTGGAAGGAATCGTGTAAAGGCAAAAGGTGAGTTGAATCTTCCGGATTCAGATGTTTCCAAGTCAGACATTGTTGTTGCGACCTATGAAGGAATTGATTATCTTTTAAGAAACGGCAATTCCAGCAGTTTATCAAATCTTGGTGTTGTTTTGATAGATGAAATTCACATGATTGATGATGAAGACCGTGGAACACGTCTAAATGGCTTGATTAAGCGTTTAAAACATCTTTATCCTAAAACTCAAATTATTGGTTTATCTGCTACTGTTAAAAATCCCGAATTTTTAGCGGATGAATTTAATATGAAGCTTGTTAAGTATGACGAGAGGCCGGTTCCTTTGGAAAGGCACCTGGTTTATGTTAGAAACGAGTCTCAAAAACGTCATCTGATGCAGAGATTGGTTAAAAGGGAGTACAATACCAAATCCAAAAAAGGATTTAGGGGCCAAACTATAATATTTACAAATTCAAGACGAAAAACTCATCAGATTACAAACTTCCTGACAAATAAGCATGTTAACGCAAGAGCATATCACGCAGGATTGTCCTATTATAAAAAGGAAAAGATTGAAAAGGACTTTGATAAGGGTAAGATTTCATGTGTTGTAACGACTGCAGCCCTTGCAGCTGGTGTGGATTTTCCGGCTTCACAGGTAATATTTGATTCATTGGTAATGGGAAACAAGTGGATCAATCCGAATGAATTTGCACAAATGCTTGGTCGTGCAGGAAGGCCGTCCTATCATGATAGAGGTATTGTTTATCTGATTCCTGAGATTGGCAATGATTTTGCTGGAGAATCAGAAGAGGCAATGGCATTGGACCTTTTAGAAAGCAATAGTGAGGATGTATATATTGAATATGATGAGGAATCATCTTATGAACAGATTCTTGCGGATATCTCTTCAACTTCAATCAAATCATTTGAAGAGTTAAATAAATTTTATAAGAATATTGACGTTCCGATAAGTATTAAGATAGCTGTGGATGAAATGGATGACTTGGGATTGATTGAGAGAAGCCCAAATAATAAACTGGCAGTAACAAAATATGGAAGGGCAACATCAGTATCATTTTTATCAATTGAAGATGCGGAATTCATCAAAAATACTTTGAATGATTATAATTATCTGAAACATTATGTTGGTCACTCTCCAATGTATAAGAAAAAGGATAAGTATGATAAGCTTAAGGTGCTGATTCTTGCAATGGCACTGGACTTGGAAATGTTTGAAAATGCATATCTGTCAAATGTCATTCACAATCAAATTTCCAATGCCCTAAAGATTAAATTTTCCACCAGATTATTTGCCGAATCAACTTTGGACATCATATCTTCAGGTGAAGCCATTGAAAAGGTCGATAAGAAATTCCAGGATGCATTGATTGCACTTCAAAGTGATTTCATGCAATGCAGATGTCAGGACAGGCCGTTTTGCAGCTGTATGCAAAGGGGAATTTCAGAAGTCATTGTCCACGAAAGACTTAAAGGCAAGGACCCACAAGATATATCAAATAAGTTATTCAGAAAATATCAAATTCAGGTCTATCCTGGAGACATATTCTCATGGCTGGACAACTTTGTCAAAAATTTGGATGCAATTAAAAGAATATCTAAAGCTTATAATAGACAGAATTTTGTCAAAAAAACTAATTGGTTAATTAAGAAAATAGAAAACGGGTGAAAATGCATGTATGCAGATGAAAAAATATTGATAGGTTGTAATGAAAACACATGTGTGAGTTTATTACCAAAACTGGCTAACAGACACGGTTTAATAGCTGGAGCAACTGGAACAGGTAAAACAATTACTTTAAAGACTTTAGCAGAGTCATTTTCTGATTTGGGAGTTCCAGTATTCTTGGCTGATATGAAAGGAGACATTTCAGGACTTGCAAAAATAGGTTCTGAAACAGAAAAAATCAAAGCCAATGTTGATAAATATGGACTTGCTGAAAAAGGATTCAAATATCAGGCATATCCTGTAGAATTTTGGGATTTATTTGGGGCTAAAGGTCTTCCTGTAAGAGTGACATTGTCTGAAATGGGTCCGACTCTTTTGGCAAAGATATTGAATTTATCTGAAGCACAGACTGGTGTTTTAAATATTGTATTCAGAGTGGCGGACAGCAATTCCTTACCTATCATTGATTTAAAAGACTTGAAGGCAATGATTAATCATGTCGTTGAAAACAAAGCACAATATGAAAGCGAATATGGTGCTATAGCTGAAAAGTCAGCAAATACAATTTTAAGAAGTCTAATAGCTCTTGAAGATCAGGGAGGTAACGACTTTTTCTTTGAACCGGCACTTGATTTGAATGACTTCATTAGAGTCAATGACAATGGAAAAGGTATCATTAACATTTTGGATGCTCAAAAGTTGTCACTTTCACCGGAATTATATTCAACATTCCTCCTTTGGATGTTGTCAGAATTATTTGAAAATTTACCTGAAGTGGGCGATATGGACAAGCCTAAATTTGTATTCTTCTTTGATGAAGCACACTTGTTGTTTGATGATATGTCTGTCGAATTTGGCAAAAAAATTGAGCAAATCGTAAGGCTAATAAGATCAAAAGGTGTAGGATTATATTTCATTTCACAGTCTCCTGCAGATATTCCAGATGATATTTTGGCACAACTCGGAAACCGTGTTCAGCATGCACTTCATGCATACACTCCAAAAGACCAAAAGGCGGTTAAGGTGGCTGCTGAAACATTCAGACCAAACCCAGAGTTCAACACTGAAGATGTCATTTCAGAACTTGGAATCGGACAGGCATTGGTGTCTGTTTTGGATGAAAATGGTGTTCCGGGAATAGTTGAAAAGGTGGATATTGTGCCTCCGCAAAGTTATATTGGAGCTATCGATGATGCAATGAGGGAAGAATTAATCAACTTATCCGAACTCAAAGGCAAATACTTCGAACCGGTTGATCCTGAATCTGCTTACGAATTATTATTAAACAAAATTGATTCTGATTCAAATCTTGAAAGCGAAGTAGCACCTGAAACCAAAGAAGCCGTTGAAGAAGCCATTGAACAAAATCATGAAGCTCCAGTTGAGGAAGCTCCTGCCCAAGAAACTCCACAGGAAAAACCTGCATTCGGTTTGGGAGATATCATCGGAACCGTTATGGGAGGAAGCCAGCCTGCAAAAGGCAAAAGAGCTAAAAAATCTGAAACTCAAAAAATGGCTGAAAGGGCAGCATCACAGGCAGCAAATACTGTTGCACGTGAAGTTACAAAAGGAATAATGAGGGGAATCTTTGGACAAATGAAATAGGTGGTTATATGGTACATCCTCACAAAAAAGCAGTGGCTAATATGCCTGCTTCATCTTTAATCGGAATTATTGAAGAGTCTAAAATGACTTATGTTCGTGAAAATTTAAGCATTTTCTTGCATGAAAGTCAAATCAAGCTATTGAAGCAAGTTAAAAAGCATGAAAAGCCTCATCACAAACGCATTAGAGTCAAACAATTTGAAAAAGCTAAAAAAGATGATCTGTTTAATATGCATTTGGGTTTGTATCTTAAGAAATATCAGAAATTGGAAAAAATTGGTCTGATTGAAATAGATTTGAATCCTGATAACGGGCTTGAATATGACTGCACTTTAACTTCTAAAGGTAAAGATGTTTTGGATGAAATTTCTACTTTGGAAAAGGAATGGGAAATTGTTGTAAACATTAACGATGATGATTTGGAAGTCTTAAGGAAATTGGCTCTAGATTCATTTGAAATTTCATATAAACATAAGAAAAAGAAAGGTTTCATATTTTAAAGTATTCAAAATCCATGGCTATTGATTTGTATGCATTTTGGACAGATTCAATAGCTTCATTTCTATTTTTAAAATAATATAGGTGGCTTTCACAGTCACAATCAGAACATCCGAAATTTTTTATCCCTTTTGCATTGTTTGAAATGTATTGTGATAATTCACATTCTATCTTTTCAGTTGATTCATTGAATATTATTTCTTCAATTTCTGATTCTTTTAACAAATAATCAATGTGCCAATGGAGCTTTTTTTCATCTCTTAAATGTCTGTTTATTCGTGATTCAAGTGAATTCATCGCAGAACCTACATAAACATAGTGTCCTTTAGTGAAATCTATTTTACCTAATTTTTTTCCTATTTTGATTTTTGAACTATTGCTTAAATTGATAATTAGACAGTAACATCCTTTCATTTTAATCATTTTAATGCCGTATTTGATATTAATATATTACAAATATTATATGTTATATGTTTTGGGGAAGTATTTTGGACAAATGGTATTTTTTCGCTTTTGTGGTGTTATTGGTTGATTTCTATAATTTTGGGAGGTCATTACTTCAATTATATCAACAGTTCTTTGGAATTATCAAGTTAGTTATGGTCTTATTATGCTGATGTTGAAAACTAAAAGTAATAACAAAATGATACTTCATCAATCTAATTTGAAAAGTTTATATGTATTCAATGATATATAGTTAGTTAATAACAATTGTTGAGGTCATTAAATTGAAAAGGTATAAGATAATAATATTAGCTCTATTAATTTTATTATTTTTTATGGGTAGTGTAAATGCTAGTGAGGACATTGGTCTTAATCAAACAGCAGATACTTTGTCCTTTGATTTAAATCAAAGTTCATTAGAAACTAATTTTGAAGATAATATTGTAGAAGAAAGTTCTGATCAAGTTATTGTTAATGATTGGGAAGAGTTACAATATTATTGTTCTTTGGATGATAAAAATTATACATTAAAACTTAAAGAGAATACTAATTATTATCCATCTGATGTATCAGATTCAAATGGCCAGATTCTTATTAAGAATAATGTTAAAATTATTGGAAGTGAAGGGGCATATATTGGAGATATATCTCCTCAAGCAGGAAACATTGAATATGCAGCAATTAAAGTGGCTGATGATTCAGGAATTGGTATTACCTTGGAAAACATTACATTTAAATGGATTGGTTCTTCATATCAATCCGATGGTGTATTTTTAGTTATGGGTGGCAATGCAAATAATTATATTAGAAACTGTTACTTCACCAACATTTCTACTAATATGGGTCATTCCAGTATTCTTCATATTAAAAAAGGTAAAGCAATATTGACAAACTGTACTTTTATTAATTGTACTACTGATTTTGGTTGTGTTAGTATTTATAACCCTGATGATGACCCTACTAACCTATGTACTAAGGCTTCTATGGAAGTCAATGACTGTTACTTTGAAGGCAACTATGCTAGAACTGAACCTGGCTGTATTAATAACTGTGGCATGCTTGTTGTGAATAATACTACTTTTTATAAGAATAGTGCTTTTTGGTGGGCTGGTGCAATACATACTCATGGTGGTGCTAATACTACAATATATGATTCTGATTTTATAGATAATCTTGCTGGTTGGAATGGTGGTGCACTATATACTTATAGTTATTTACAGATTTACAACTCAAGGTTTATAGGTAATAATTGTACTACTAATAATGGTGGTGGAGCTATAGGTGCTTGTAAATATCTGCATTCACCATATATACATATTGAGGGTAGTCTATTCCAAAACAATGAAAATCTATGTTGGGGTTTAGATGAATTGTCAACTACTGGTACTGGTCGTGGAGGAGCAATATCCATAATGGATGATGGTGCTCTTGAATTATATAATAATATATTTATTAAAAATAGTGCTTCTATAGGTAGTGCTGTTTGTGCTATTTCTGGTGGTCTTAGTTATGGTTCTCCTGATGTTAAAATTGTAGGAAATAAATTTATTAATCATACTCGTATGGGGGACGTATTGGATATAAGATTATCTTCAGTTTCAATAGCTGAAATTAAGGATAATTATTTCTTAAACAATTCTATCGTATTTGAAAAGCTCAAATTATCTGCTGAAGATCCAATTGATGGTTTAGTAAATTTCCATTTGGATGTGTCTTTAAAAAATCCAAAATATTATGATAATGATATTTTGGAGAAATCCAGCTATTATGTTTATGTTGATGGTGTATATCATTCAACTGTTTCAAGTAAAGATTTCACACTTAATTTAGAAAAAGGCAAAACTGCTTATGTTTATGTAGTTCCATCTATATCAAGTAGTAAAAGTAATGAAGTTTTTGCAGGTATTCCAAAAACATTTATTTATGTATCACAAAGTCGGGGTAATGATAGTAATGATGGTCTATCTAGAAGTCAACCTGTAAAAACATTAAGCAAATCAATTGAACTTGCAAGAAGTTATGAAAATATAGTGATAATCGACGGAACATTTGATGAAACAGATTTGACTATTGATTACAATTTAACAATAGCTGCCGAAAACAGTGCAACCATTACTGTTGTAGGCAATGCATTCACCATTACTGATGGGGACGTAAGATTTGTTAATGTTAGTTTTAAAAATTCGAAATACGGATCAAGCACAAAAAATAGAATTATATCACAAACCGGTACTGGATTTTTATTCTTGGAAGGATGTATTTTCCAATCAAATGATTATAAGGCGCTGATTGAAGCTAGTGGCAGTATTGAAGGTGAAAATTTAATAGTTTCTGACAATAAGGACGGTTCTTTTATTAAATGTGATTCCATTAAACTTAAATCATCAGTATTTACCAATAACATTGCAACTTATACATTATATAAATCTATCTTATATACTACAAAAACAGTTAAATTTGAAATTGAAAACGTGACATTCATTGGAAATAATGTTCACTCTGGCTGTATTTATGTTAAAGGAAGCGGAACAGTAACAGACTGTGCATTTATTGGAAATAAGATGATGATTTCAAGTGGTAGAGGTTCTGCAATCGTGCTTGATGATGGTTCTCTTGTTGTTCAATCCTCTGAATTCATTAATAATACAGATACTGGAAGATATTCCTCTGTAATTTATCTAACATCAGGCGATTTATTAATCAAGGATTCAATTTTAATTAACAATGCTTATGAAAATACAAATAATCTAATTATAAATGGTGCTGAAACCTCACTTAAAAAGTTAATTGCAAATAATAATTGGTGGGGTAACACTCCGGATAACTTAAGCAAACCTGCTTTAAAAGTCTATCCTTCATCAAATCTATTGCCGAATGGATGGGATCCTGTATCCTATTGGCTAGTATTAAATGCCACTTCGTTAAATGATGAACTTAGGATAAATGATAATGCTCCTGTTCAGTTTGCATTCACCCAAATAGATAATTATGGAAATGTAACAGCTTATGATTCATATTATTTACCAAGTTTTGATTTAAAATTGATAGCAGTTAATGGAACTTGTGATGATAATAATGTAAAAGTGGAAAACGGAGTGGCCACTACTTATTTCACATTAACCGGCATTAATGGAGGTTCACTATTCGGTTCATTTATCGGACGCAGTGCAGGTGTTAACTTCAAGTTTATAAAATCAACTCCTGACATGACAATCAATGTAAATGATACTGCTTTTAAAAGTCCTGCAGAGATTGAAATAATTCTTGATTCCGGTGCAACTGGAGAATTAATAGTTAAAGTTGGAAATATTACCCAAACAAAACATATATCTGATTCAATAACATTCATGATTTCTGATCTGCCAGTTGGAAATTACACTGTTGAAGTTAACTATACTGGAAATGAAATATATGATCCAGTTGTAAAAACAGCCCAATTTTCTGTAAATAAGCTTCCATCAGACATTAACATATCCTGTGGAGAAATTGAATTATACAAGGATGTTGTTTTTACTTTTAGTGTAAGTGATGGTGCAACTGGAATTATAGAAGTAAATGTTAACAATCAAACAGAAACAATCAATGTCGGTAAATCTTACACAATTAAAAACATTGACCGTGGAAATTATCATATAAAAGCAATTTATAAGGGGGATAATAACTATCTTGAAAGCAGTGAAGAATTTACATTTGAAGTAGGTAAATATTTCCCATCAATAAATGTTGATGTTCCGAATATTACTTATGGAAATGATGCTGTTATTACTGTAACTCTTAATAACAATGCAACAGGCGATGTTAGTGTTTTAATAGATGGCAAATCAAGCACTGCTAAACTAAATAACGGTCAGGCAATATTAACTATTTCAAATCTTAATGCCGGACAAAATAAAATAGTGAATGTGTCATATGCTGGTGATGATAATTATAAAAATGCCACAAAATCTGCTACATTCAATATAGAAAAAGCAATTCTTGATTTTACAATTAATTCAAATGATGCTAAAATTGGAAAAGAGGTTACTGTTGAAATAGCTCTTCCGGCTTATAGTGGTGGAACAATAACATTGTCCGGTATTAAAAGTGAAGTTAAAAATGTTCCTTTATCAGGTATTGTTAAAGTTATTTATGATGATTTGGAAAGTGGAACATATACTGTATCTGCGGAGTATAATGGTGATAATTATCAAACAATTTCAAAATCCACATCATTTTCAGTGTCTTTATGGGATGAACCTCAATGGGCGAACGATGATGGTGATGTAAGACACACCGGAAAATCTCAATATGACAGCACAGTAAATGGTGATTTAAAATGGTCCGTTGATGCGGCCAACATTACTGGAAACATGGCTATTGATAGTGAAGGCAATATATATGTAACAACCAAAGAAGGCATTTACTCTTTTGACAACAAAGGTGCTCTAAGATGGACTTACCTAAATGATGCTGCAGGTCTTTATTTTTCAGGAATATCTATTGGTCGTGATGTAATCATTTCACCAAAAGCTGATGATACATTATACTTTATTAATCAAACCACAGGCGAGCGCTATGGTCATGCTAATATTTATCTGGGATCAAGTTATTTTGCTCCGGTAGTTGATTCAAATGCCAATATTTATATTTCAGGTCAAGGTGATGCAAATAATCCTAATTTAATCATTATTCCATATAAACTATGGGAAAATGGTGGAAATCCAATTGTTATTTCTTTAGGTGATGCATTCCCTAGTGCATCTCCAACAATAATAGATGATACTTTTGTTGTTGTTCCATGTAGGGATGCTATTAAGGTTGTTGATATTTCTTCTAAAGCAGTAGTATATTCAAAATCTGGTAAAATCAATGTATCTAGTGTAATTGGCGACGGAAATATGATATATTCTATTTTAGATGATTCTATATATGCATTTAATTTATTCAATGGAAATTCATGGACTACTAAGATAACTGGTGGTGCTGGAAATCAGTTGGCTATCGATAATGAATATGGAATTTATGCAGTAAATGCTGACGGAACATTGTACAGATATGATTTCATTGATGGTGGTGAATTAAAATTTACAAATTTAACCGTAACTTCAGGTATTTTAATTGATAATGAAAATAATGTTTACTTTGCATCAAATAATATATTTTATGCATTGGATTGTGATGGAAATATATTGTGGCAATCTAAACTTGATTCAAATATTGTTGGAAAACCTATAATGGATAAAAATGGAATAATTTACATAAACAGTGCAAATAAGGTTTATGCATTAGGACAATCAAGTTTAAAAAATCCTGATTTAGCAATCGACACAGAAAATATTCATGTAAATCAAAGAGAAACAATTACTATTGATCTAAATGAAGATGCAACTGGATTGGTTGAGATTACAATTAATG from uncultured Methanobrevibacter sp. harbors:
- a CDS encoding DEAD/DEAH box helicase gives rise to the protein MLVLKKVKKQWKLYPIGSPKGALNHKREPEFVGNIKFKHEGDSLDISRFVADYNFKDNSTLNEKLLPPGEVIKLLRSQAVFLATPDEKVEKFLKSYNIKVRKTQVCDFCAFEGNITIVNSSYSYKYNNQLICKECAHDTIKEELKLQGFDRAIFRNLKKTLEKTGSLEKTLSVLSPHFDAIKNRNLTLFDKTGKSKHIIPPVDMKRLKIPKKFKQVLLDSGNTKLLPVQYLAIKEGLLRGDDLLVVSATGSGKTLVGELAGITEALKGKKFVFLTPLVALANQKYRDFKKKYSKLGLKVAIKVGRNRVKAKGELNLPDSDVSKSDIVVATYEGIDYLLRNGNSSSLSNLGVVLIDEIHMIDDEDRGTRLNGLIKRLKHLYPKTQIIGLSATVKNPEFLADEFNMKLVKYDERPVPLERHLVYVRNESQKRHLMQRLVKREYNTKSKKGFRGQTIIFTNSRRKTHQITNFLTNKHVNARAYHAGLSYYKKEKIEKDFDKGKISCVVTTAALAAGVDFPASQVIFDSLVMGNKWINPNEFAQMLGRAGRPSYHDRGIVYLIPEIGNDFAGESEEAMALDLLESNSEDVYIEYDEESSYEQILADISSTSIKSFEELNKFYKNIDVPISIKIAVDEMDDLGLIERSPNNKLAVTKYGRATSVSFLSIEDAEFIKNTLNDYNYLKHYVGHSPMYKKKDKYDKLKVLILAMALDLEMFENAYLSNVIHNQISNALKIKFSTRLFAESTLDIISSGEAIEKVDKKFQDALIALQSDFMQCRCQDRPFCSCMQRGISEVIVHERLKGKDPQDISNKLFRKYQIQVYPGDIFSWLDNFVKNLDAIKRISKAYNRQNFVKKTNWLIKKIENG
- a CDS encoding helicase HerA-like domain-containing protein: MYADEKILIGCNENTCVSLLPKLANRHGLIAGATGTGKTITLKTLAESFSDLGVPVFLADMKGDISGLAKIGSETEKIKANVDKYGLAEKGFKYQAYPVEFWDLFGAKGLPVRVTLSEMGPTLLAKILNLSEAQTGVLNIVFRVADSNSLPIIDLKDLKAMINHVVENKAQYESEYGAIAEKSANTILRSLIALEDQGGNDFFFEPALDLNDFIRVNDNGKGIINILDAQKLSLSPELYSTFLLWMLSELFENLPEVGDMDKPKFVFFFDEAHLLFDDMSVEFGKKIEQIVRLIRSKGVGLYFISQSPADIPDDILAQLGNRVQHALHAYTPKDQKAVKVAAETFRPNPEFNTEDVISELGIGQALVSVLDENGVPGIVEKVDIVPPQSYIGAIDDAMREELINLSELKGKYFEPVDPESAYELLLNKIDSDSNLESEVAPETKEAVEEAIEQNHEAPVEEAPAQETPQEKPAFGLGDIIGTVMGGSQPAKGKRAKKSETQKMAERAASQAANTVAREVTKGIMRGIFGQMK
- a CDS encoding DUF123 domain-containing protein — protein: MKGCYCLIINLSNSSKIKIGKKLGKIDFTKGHYVYVGSAMNSLESRINRHLRDEKKLHWHIDYLLKESEIEEIIFNESTEKIECELSQYISNNAKGIKNFGCSDCDCESHLYYFKNRNEAIESVQNAYKSIAMDFEYFKI
- a CDS encoding Ig-like domain repeat protein translates to MGSVNASEDIGLNQTADTLSFDLNQSSLETNFEDNIVEESSDQVIVNDWEELQYYCSLDDKNYTLKLKENTNYYPSDVSDSNGQILIKNNVKIIGSEGAYIGDISPQAGNIEYAAIKVADDSGIGITLENITFKWIGSSYQSDGVFLVMGGNANNYIRNCYFTNISTNMGHSSILHIKKGKAILTNCTFINCTTDFGCVSIYNPDDDPTNLCTKASMEVNDCYFEGNYARTEPGCINNCGMLVVNNTTFYKNSAFWWAGAIHTHGGANTTIYDSDFIDNLAGWNGGALYTYSYLQIYNSRFIGNNCTTNNGGGAIGACKYLHSPYIHIEGSLFQNNENLCWGLDELSTTGTGRGGAISIMDDGALELYNNIFIKNSASIGSAVCAISGGLSYGSPDVKIVGNKFINHTRMGDVLDIRLSSVSIAEIKDNYFLNNSIVFEKLKLSAEDPIDGLVNFHLDVSLKNPKYYDNDILEKSSYYVYVDGVYHSTVSSKDFTLNLEKGKTAYVYVVPSISSSKSNEVFAGIPKTFIYVSQSRGNDSNDGLSRSQPVKTLSKSIELARSYENIVIIDGTFDETDLTIDYNLTIAAENSATITVVGNAFTITDGDVRFVNVSFKNSKYGSSTKNRIISQTGTGFLFLEGCIFQSNDYKALIEASGSIEGENLIVSDNKDGSFIKCDSIKLKSSVFTNNIATYTLYKSILYTTKTVKFEIENVTFIGNNVHSGCIYVKGSGTVTDCAFIGNKMMISSGRGSAIVLDDGSLVVQSSEFINNTDTGRYSSVIYLTSGDLLIKDSILINNAYENTNNLIINGAETSLKKLIANNNWWGNTPDNLSKPALKVYPSSNLLPNGWDPVSYWLVLNATSLNDELRINDNAPVQFAFTQIDNYGNVTAYDSYYLPSFDLKLIAVNGTCDDNNVKVENGVATTYFTLTGINGGSLFGSFIGRSAGVNFKFIKSTPDMTINVNDTAFKSPAEIEIILDSGATGELIVKVGNITQTKHISDSITFMISDLPVGNYTVEVNYTGNEIYDPVVKTAQFSVNKLPSDINISCGEIELYKDVVFTFSVSDGATGIIEVNVNNQTETINVGKSYTIKNIDRGNYHIKAIYKGDNNYLESSEEFTFEVGKYFPSINVDVPNITYGNDAVITVTLNNNATGDVSVLIDGKSSTAKLNNGQAILTISNLNAGQNKIVNVSYAGDDNYKNATKSATFNIEKAILDFTINSNDAKIGKEVTVEIALPAYSGGTITLSGIKSEVKNVPLSGIVKVIYDDLESGTYTVSAEYNGDNYQTISKSTSFSVSLWDEPQWANDDGDVRHTGKSQYDSTVNGDLKWSVDAANITGNMAIDSEGNIYVTTKEGIYSFDNKGALRWTYLNDAAGLYFSGISIGRDVIISPKADDTLYFINQTTGERYGHANIYLGSSYFAPVVDSNANIYISGQGDANNPNLIIIPYKLWENGGNPIVISLGDAFPSASPTIIDDTFVVVPCRDAIKVVDISSKAVVYSKSGKINVSSVIGDGNMIYSILDDSIYAFNLFNGNSWTTKITGGAGNQLAIDNEYGIYAVNADGTLYRYDFIDGGELKFTNLTVTSGILIDNENNVYFASNNIFYALDCDGNILWQSKLDSNIVGKPIMDKNGIIYINSANKVYALGQSSLKNPDLAIDTENIHVNQRETITIDLNEDATGLVEITINGNKSQERVINGKIIKTLDNLTSGDYYVDVKYLGDLRFESSTKSAHFTVLKYDSDMKVTVKNINGTECSEFNAGDIVIFYIELKPDATGSVLLNVDGITNSSSLIGGTAKITIEGLTTGIKVATINYIGDDKYWSGNVSCNITVNALDSKFNIKNGVQYSVYAVDYSAGERGKILKFKLLDSNGNPVSGESVKLTYGKNVVYKNTTDQGIVSFVINAQVAGTYKSSLYFSGNEKYNSASASFSIKVNKKPITITAKAKTFKAKVKTKKYVVTLKTKKCSSNNGKIYLKSGKKVTLKVNGKTYTAKINAKGKATFKITKLTKKGKFTATIKFAGDKTYKAAIKKVKITIK